A window from Armatimonas rosea encodes these proteins:
- a CDS encoding glycosyltransferase family 2 protein has protein sequence MIAVILFWAAWGMIVYSYVLFPIILAAIANRFGSSPAEPSPLTTEPLPDNFPKVAMVVAAYNEEAVLTEKLRNTWALDYPADRFSLVVGSDGSADATATILKACHDPRLHAFIFTTRRGKISVLNEIIGNIGTEIDAEIIIMSDANTMFAKDAIKKLVRHFQNPKVGCVSGEISLEQEGGVSGEGLYWKYEGWIKRNEGKLGFLIGCNGGIFALRRELYEPLPSSIIIEDFVMTMKILEKGWRVEFEPEARGVEPPCATSKAEMIRKIRIGAGNFQALTVIPKLLSPRYGLRSFAYWGHKVLRWFVPFFFLIAVLANILLLQQPFYVALLLLQLSGVAISLYSYRTRNPRRLPKWTKPISYFYIMNYAILCGFSRHVRGTQKVTWDKAP, from the coding sequence ATGATAGCCGTTATTTTGTTCTGGGCTGCCTGGGGAATGATTGTCTATTCCTATGTACTGTTTCCTATAATTCTTGCCGCCATTGCAAACCGCTTCGGGAGCTCGCCCGCAGAGCCTTCCCCCTTGACCACGGAACCGCTCCCCGACAACTTTCCCAAAGTGGCCATGGTGGTCGCCGCCTACAATGAAGAGGCCGTCCTCACCGAAAAGCTCAGAAACACCTGGGCTCTCGACTACCCTGCGGATCGCTTTTCTCTCGTGGTAGGCTCCGATGGCTCTGCGGATGCAACCGCAACAATTCTTAAGGCCTGCCACGATCCACGGCTCCACGCGTTTATCTTCACCACACGCCGAGGGAAAATATCTGTCCTCAATGAGATTATCGGAAATATCGGCACGGAGATCGATGCGGAGATCATCATCATGTCCGATGCAAACACAATGTTTGCAAAAGACGCGATTAAGAAGCTAGTACGTCATTTCCAAAACCCAAAAGTAGGCTGTGTCAGTGGCGAGATTAGCCTAGAGCAAGAAGGAGGGGTTTCCGGGGAAGGCCTTTATTGGAAATACGAAGGCTGGATCAAGCGTAACGAAGGAAAACTAGGCTTCCTCATTGGCTGTAACGGTGGCATCTTCGCTCTACGACGAGAGCTGTACGAGCCACTTCCCTCGTCCATCATCATTGAAGACTTTGTCATGACAATGAAGATCCTAGAAAAAGGCTGGCGTGTCGAGTTCGAGCCGGAAGCACGAGGTGTCGAGCCCCCTTGTGCGACCTCCAAAGCGGAGATGATTCGTAAGATCCGAATTGGTGCAGGAAACTTCCAGGCCCTCACAGTGATCCCCAAGCTCTTGTCGCCACGCTACGGGCTTCGCTCCTTTGCCTATTGGGGCCATAAAGTGCTGCGCTGGTTTGTCCCGTTCTTTTTCTTGATCGCTGTCCTTGCCAATATCCTTCTTCTACAGCAACCATTTTATGTAGCCTTACTATTGCTACAACTATCTGGCGTAGCTATTTCTCTCTATTCTTATAGAACTAGAAACCCACGACGATTGCCTAAGTGGACCAAACCAATTAGCTATTTTTACATCATGAACTATGCCATCCTCTGCGGATTTTCACGACATGTACGAGGAACCCAAAAAGTCACTTGGGATAAGGCCCCATAG